The nucleotide window ACTATTCAGCATTTCTGGATGCCTGCCGCATCCGGGCCAGGCTAATTGAATCCGTTGAAAAAGCCTTTGAAACCGTGGACATGATTGTTTTGCCCGTGTCGGGCAGATTTGGACAAACGCCTGAAAATCCAAACATTGTATCTGAGTTTTATGATGCTTTTTCATTGACCCTCCTTGCCAACCTGACCGGGAATCCGTCGATTTGCATCCCAGGGTCTGTCAATGGTGATGCCGGAGGTCGGCCAGCCCTTCAGCTGATCGGTAAACGGTTTGATGACGCAAAATTGCTTGCCCTTGCAGGACGCGTATCCGATATCCATACAGGAGGGATGTAATCATGAAATATGAAGCAGTAATAGGTCTTGAAATCCATATACAGCTGAATTCGGCCACCAAAATATTTTGCGACTGCGCCAATACGCCGGGTGATGATCCAAACACCAATGTCTGTCCTGTATGCCTCTGGCTGCCGGGAGCCCTGCCGGTTTTGAGCCGGGAAGTACTGGAAAAGGCGACCCTTGCCTGTCTTGCCCTTAATTGTGAGATTCAGAGCGAAAGTGCCTTTGATCAGAAAGTCTATTACTATCCTGATCTTCCCAAGGGTTTTCAGCTTTCCCAGGCACATAAGCCCCTTGCCAGAAAAGGCTGGGTGGAAATTCAGGACGAACAGGGTAATCCCAAAAAATTGCGGCTCCACCATGTTCATATGGAGGAAGATGTGGCAAAACTGGTTCATGAAACCGAAGGCCGTCTTCCCATAAGTCTGGTGGATTTCAACCGCGCAGGCACACCCCTTGTCGAAGTTGTCACTGAACCCGAGCTTAAAAGCCCTTATGATGCCATGGAATTTTTAAAGGCCATAAGAAACCAGGTGCGGTATACGGGCTGTGCCGAGTGCAGCATGGAATCTGGAACCATGCGGTGTGATGCAAATATTTCCATTCGGCCGGAAGGCAGTGATCAGCTCAATACCAAGGTGGAAGTTAAAAACATGAATTCCATCCACCATGTGGGCGATGCCATTGCCTATGAGATCAAGCGTCAGATCGAGGCTGTCAACAACAATGAACCCATTATTTTGCACACCCGGCTGTGGGACCCTGAAAAACATGTTACCACGGCCATGCGGGCCAAGTTTGAAGGCCCATGCATTCCCGATCCTTCGGTTCCGATGATAGTCCTGACCGACTCCTGGCTTGAAAAGATAAAAGCCCTTCTTCCTGAGATGCCCGGCCACAAGGTAAAAAGGTTTGTCCAGGACTATGCATTAACCCGGGACGAAGCAGTACTCATGAGTTCCGAACGGGGAATTTCCGAGTTTTTTGAATCAGTTGTTACTCTTGGCGCACCTGCCCGCATGACCGCCGGTTGGATGGCAACCCAGCTGCTTCCTGCATTAAAGGCCCACGGACAGACCCTGGCAGATACCAGTGTCACGCCTGAAAGATTTGCAGGCCTGATCCAAATGCTTGAAAAAAATGAGATCAATTCAAATTCAGCCAAGTCTGTGCTGGAAAAACTTTTTGATACTGATGGAACACCTCAGCAGATTGTTGATCAATTTGGTTTCAGACAGGTCTCTGATACAACTGAGCTTGCAAAAATAGTCGACAAGATTATTTTTGACAATGAGTCTGCAGTGACCAACTATAAAAACGGAAATAAAAAATCCATGGGATTCCTTGTGGGGCAAGCCATGAAAGTTTCCAAAGGCAAGGCCAATCCCAAGCTTGTCCAGGAGATGATCAAGGAACAGCTAGCGTAAAAAAAATATAATATATTTTAAGATTTACCGTTTTGAATACCAGGCGCTTCATTCTTGAGCGCCTGGTATTACAACAAATATTTATATGCAAGTCTTGAAAAATCCAAACCTTGACTTTCATGTTTTTTTGTGGGCAAACCAATGTGAAATAACAGATCTGCCTGTGGCAGTTATTCCGGGGGCAAAGATGCAAGCATGGACTCTAATTGATCAACATGGCTTTTTTCTTCCAGGATAATTTTTTTTAACCCTTCCAATACGGTTTTATCCTCGATAAACATTTCAAAAAGCTCATAGAACAAGATTGTTTCATTTTCAAATTTGATAAAAGTCTCCAGAAGTTTGGAAAGTGTTTTTATCTTACTGAAATCAACATCATCAAGGGAGAGAGTTTTTTCTCCCATCATGTCCTGCAACACCTGTGGAACCATTTCTTTCAGCTCGGCTTCTTCCATTTCAAGAGAAAAGCTGTTTTTCAGGTCTGTGAACCATTTGCCGTGGGATGCCTCTTCATTGGCCATCCATTTGAGCATGGATTTTAAATCCTTGTTTTTGACTTCTTTAATGGAGGTGTTGTAAACGGATTCTCCATTTTTTTCCATTGTTATTGCTACTTCCAGAAGATCATCCATTGTGAACATTGCTATATTTCCTTCTTTGTTTTTCCGTCCAGTCGATGCGGCTCATCATTCCCCGGATGATTCTGACATCCCTGGAGGTGAGTCCTGCCGCACCAAAGAGCCGTCTGAATGTGCGTAAAAGGTGATCAGGGTTCTTTTTATCAAGAAAATCAATCTGTACAAGGCTTTTTTTCATATGGGCAAACATATGTTCAATTTCATCTCCGGCAGCAAGTTTTTTGGGTTGAGGATCAAAAAACTTTTTTCCTTTATCAGATTTTAAAGAAACTTCGTACAACAGCACGGCAAGGGCATGGCTCAAATTCATGGACGGATAGGCATCATGGGTGGGGATGGTAATAAAATGATGGCAAAGATCCAGATCCTTTGTCTCAAGCCCTGTGTCCTCCGGACCCAGTACCAGGGCGCAACTTGTGTTATCATTTGTTTGCCCGAGTTTTTCTGCAGCCCCGGACGGGGTGAAAAAGTTTTTTCGATACTTGCCGAACCTACGGGTGGTGCCAAAGGCGATCTGTATATCTGAAAGGGCGGATGAAAGATCATCAAAAATTGCGGCATTTTCAAGAACGGTAAATGCGCTTAAGGCCATTTTTTTTGCCAGAAGTGATTTATAGTGTTTTGTGGGGTTTACCAGGCGAAGTTGGGTAAATCCAAAATTCATCATGGTCCGGCAGACAGAGCCGATATTAATCGGTCCCTGGGGTTCAACAAGAATAATGGAAATATTTTCAGGTTTCATTGTTATCTTTTTTTATTGGTTGGCTTTTTATTATTTTTCTTGTGTGTCCAAAAGAAGTGTGACTGGTCCCTGGTTGATCAAGGAGACATCCATCATTGCCTGGAAAACACCCGACTTTGTCGCAATGCCAAATTTTAGTGCCTGGCTGATAAAATATTCGTAAAGTTCAATTGCCTTTTCAGGAGGTGCGGCTTTTATGAACGAGGGCCTTCTGCCTTTGCGGCAATCTCCCAGCAGGGTAAACTGGGATACTACCAGAAGTTCTCCTTTTACATCTTTAAGAGAAATGTTCATTTTACCGTTATCATCTTCAAATATGCGCAGGTTGATGACTTTTTCCACAAGAAAATCCGCATCTTTTTGCGTGTCATCCTCCTGAACCCCCAGCAACACCAAAAGTCCGTTGCCAATACTGGAAACAATTGTATTATCAATTTTTACCTGGGCTTTTTTTACCCGCTGAACCACAGCTTTCATCTGGTTTCCTTTTAAAGTTTAAGCTACAAGCACAGGATCAGGCCATTTTGTATCAAATCCCATTTTTTTTAATCTATGGATTGCCATATCAACATGGAGACCGGCTTCATTGACACCATGGGAATCATCTCCCGGAACAAGTCGAATCCCCATTTTTTTTGCAGTTTTCAGGATTGATTCTGTGATATAGGGTTCTTTTTTTCCCTTTGCCAGGGGCCGCAGGTTAAAATCCAGGACAAGCTTCAAGGACTTGATAAGCTTTAAATTGCGTTTGATTTTTTTATCGACAGCCGGCATTAAAATCCGTTTTTTATAATCTTTGTCATAGATTCTGATCAGATCAAAATGTCCTATAACAAAGGGCTTAAGAGTTTTTATCATATCATATTGCAGGTCGAAATATTTTTCATACACGGCATCATGAGAACCGCAAATGGACACAATTTTGTCATAGTCTTCTTTGGAATAATCAAAACAGATATCATTAACATGATGGACAGAGCCGACAATATAATCGGGTTGAAATGTTAAGATCAATTCTTTGATATGATCGGCATAGCCCGTATATGTTTCGGTCTCCATCCCGGCAAATATTTTGATGGTTTGTCTGTATTTTTTTTTCAATGTCGCCAGCTGATTAAAGTAAGCTTTAAACCTTTGATATAGATCAGCAGCTGTGAGATGGAGTGCTTTTTCATCCGGGTATAAAAACATGTCGTTCAACGGTGGGACATGTTCTGTAATTCCTACGCGGGTAAATCCAAGTTCGATATAACGCTGGATGATATCTTCAAGCAGATCCCTTGCATGGTTGCAATACTGTCCGCTGTGACCCCCGTGAAGAGAGATAAGGTCTGTTTTATTCATGAAAAGGAAATTAGCATCATCAAAGGTGTAAAATCAAGTGTTTCAATAGTATCTGAACTGGATTTTTCCCATTTTTTTTAATCTAATGGAAAAAAAACCGGTACAAATGGGTTGTGAACGAACAGATATTTGAACATTGAATAGGCGCTTGTTTTATTTTAATCGGTTTATACTAATCAGGGGATGAAAAAAACAGGGCTTGAATAAATATTCCTGGCTGGGGTATGTTATGACAATATTTAAATCGGAGATAAAGATATTTCATGAAATTTTTTTTATTGTTTCTTGCCCTGGTTGCAGGAATGCTTGCACCTATACAGGCCGGGCTGAATGGTAAAATAGGACGTGCTGTTGGAGATCCTGTATATGCGGCATTGATATCATTTGCAGTTGGATCGGCAGCCCTTTTTTTTTATGCCGTGGTGATCCGGGTGGATTTTTACAGTATCCGGCAGGCTTTTGGTCTTCACTGGTCTGTATGGTCGGCAGGCTTTCTGGGGGCCTTTTATGTTACAGCGGTTATCATTTTGACACCAAAACTTGGGGCAACTCTTACCTTTGGCCTTGTGGTGGCAGGACAGATGATAATGGCGGTTTTTATGGATTATTACGGTCTTTTGGGCGTGCCCGTACAAGCTTTTTCCATTCAGCGCCTGGCAGGGATTGCTCTCATAACGGCAGGTGTTATCCTTATTAGAAAATTTTGAACCAATGTGAACCAATGTGAACCAATGGCTTGCTTGTGTTATTGTGCTTTTAGCAACGTCTTGATCATAAAGAATAATTTTAACAAAGTGCCAATATTGCAAGCCTGATCAACTATATGCAGCTGTTATTTCTCATCCAGCACGTCACGAATCAAGGCTGCCAGTTTTGTTATCAATACTGGTTTTTGAAGATATTTGCGGATACCCATTTCAATTGCCTCAGTTTTGGTAAAATTTTCACTATATCCTGTACACAGGATGATGGGTAAATTTTTTCTAATGTTTAACATCCTGGCTGAAAGCTCATCGCCTTCCATTTGAGGCATGGTCATGTCCGTGATGATCAAATCAAACCGGCCAGGGTCTTTTTTGAATTCTTGAAAGGCCTGTACCCCGTTTGGAAAAGAGGTTACATGATAACCCAATTCTTTTAAAAAATCCCTGGTTGCTGTTCGAATATCCTCTTCATCATCAACAAGCATTATTTTTTCCGTTCCCCTGTTTAACGGCTTTTTTTTCTCTTGCTTCAGTATTCCATGTCCGGGTTTTGCTTCTGTTATGGGAAGATAAATATTGAAACTGGAACCTTTCCCGGGCGTGCTATAGGCTTTTACATAACCATCGTGTTTTTCAACGATTGCCTGAACTAAAGCCAATCCGAATCCCGTGCCTTTTCCAACATCTTTGGTCGTGAAATATAGATCAAATGCCTTTTCCAGGGTTTTTTGATCCATGCCATGCCCTGTATCTTTTACTTCCAGTTTAATAAAATTACCGGACAACAGGTTTGAATCGGGCAGAGCATTTTGTTCGGACATTTCAATTTGAGTTAATTCCACAGTCAAAATACCGCCTTTTTCACGCATTGCATGATAGGCATTAGTGCAAAGATTCATTATGACCTGATGAATTTGGGAGGGGTCGGCAGTCACCATTGCTCTTGAGACAATGTTTTCTTTTATTTCAATGCTGGCGGGTATTGAGGATCTCAGTAATTTGATTGTTTCTTTTACCATGCTATAAAGTTGCAGGGTTTGTTTTTTATATTCGGTTTGCCTGCTGAAGGCAAGTATTTGTTGAACCAGGTCTGCCGCCCGTTGAGCGCCTTTAATTATTTGGCCGATATGACACTTTGCTTGTTCAGGATGTTCAATATGTTGTTCAGCCAAGTGAGAATATGAAAAAATCGCAGAAAGAATATTATTAAAATCATGGGCAATACCGCCTGCAAGAGTTCCCATTGCCTCCATTTTCCGGGATTGAAGCAGTTGCGCCTCAAGTTGTTTGCGTCTGGTCACATCGTGATAAATCACAACACTGCCTTTGGGAACACCGTTTTGCCCTCGCCACACATCAAAGCTGATGATGACATCCAGGATTTCACGCTTTTTATTGTACCGGTGGGTTTCAAATTCATGGTAACTTTTACCTTTTTTAATCAGGTCAATCATCTGAAGGGTTTTGGGCAAAGCATCTTCTGGGACATAATTTATTTTTTTTCCTTGTAATTCTTCTAAGGTCCATCCAAACGTCCTGGTAAAAGCCGGGTTGATATAAATTGTATCTCCTTTCATGTCATAGACGGCTATTGGGACAGGTGAAGCTTCCATGAGCTTGTGATAATTTTCTTTGTCTGCAGCCCGTTTTTTAATTTGTTTTTTAAGCTCAGCCGTTCTTTTTTCTACGCGAATTTCCAGTTCATCCCGGGAGAGTTGACTCTTTTTTTCTGCCAGTTGACGTTTGTAGGATTCTGTTTTTAAAGTGTCAGTCATTTTATTAAATGACTGTGTCAATATTCCTATTTCATCTGAAGAGGTGACATTGATTTTGTAATTTAAATTGCCCTGGGAAATTTCTTTGGTTCCCTTGACCAGGTTCTTTAAAGGGTCGGTTAACAGCTTTGACATGTAGATTCCCAACAAGACTGAAAAAAATATCATGCCGATGCAAATCAAGAGAATATCTTTTATTCTTTCAGTTGCCTGGTTTTCTATGGTTTTTAATGAGATGTCTATTTTCAGCAAATATATCACTTTTCCCAGTGCTGTAACAGGATTGACAAACTCCATCACCTTTTGGCTGTTATAGCTGGTTTTTCTATGATTTGTTTTTGTGCTGCTTATGACATTCTGATAAAACTCATCAAATTTTATGATTCCGGATACATGCTGATCCGTGCTGATCCACACCCTTCCCGTGGTATCCATGACGGTAACCAGAAGAATATCGCTGTCTTCAATAAGCTCGTTGGCATTATCCAGAAATGTTATGTAATCATTTTCAAAAATATAGGCTGTGCCCATCTGGGTGAATGTTTTTAAAATTGCCGTCCCATGTTTCCGGGTTTCCATTTGCAGGGCATTGATGGTGCGGAAATAGGAAGTAAATGTAAAAATGGCGATGATAACAGACACTATCACAAGAAAGGAAAAGACAATTTTCAGACGGATACTGGGCCTTAAAGATAACATGGTTGACCTTTTGTCATGATTAAGAGGTGAAAATTAAATTTAAAATAATTATGAATCCTGTTTGGATTTGAGCTTCATTCGTTTGGCAACGTCACGCACATTATTGTAATCACTGTCAAGGCCCCTCACAAATCCCTTGGTAGTTAATCCATTAAAGATTTTTTCTGCATCTTTGTGCTGAGTCATCTTTAACATTGCCTTTTGAATCTTGAAAAATTGTTTGTCCGGCATATCCTTTTGCGCTACCCATGGACCGCGATAGATGGCATCTGATTCCCATAGGATTTTTATGTCATTATAATTGATATTAATTTTATCGATTGCAGTATATGAGGTGGCACCTGCGTGTGAATGTCCGTTATAAACGGCAAGAAGGGAATTTACATGTCTTTTTAAATATTGAGTCTGTGAAAAATCTTCCAATTGAATGCCTGCTTTCATCAAGCCTGCCATGGGAAACAAAAAACCTGAAGTTGATTTAGGGTCGGTAAAGGCAAAGCTTTTCCCTTTAAGATCTTCAAGGGTATTGGAGCCTGAGTCTTTTCTTGTAATGATGATGCTGTGATAAAATTCAATTGAATTTTTACTCATGGTTCGGCAAATTAACCGGACCCCGAAATTGTCCTGGGCTTCCACATAAGCAAAGGGACCCAAATAACCAATATCTGCTTGTCTGGTTTTAAGTTTTTCAATCACATCACTATAGGTTTTGCTTCCTATCCACTGGAAATTGATCCTGGTTTCTTTTTCCAGCAATTGTATGAATACACCATATGCATGTTCATTGCCCAAATTGGATCGATGGGGAATAATTGCCAGTTTTAAAGTCTCTTCTTGAGACTGGGCATAACAGTTATGATGTAAAACAACAGAATGAAACAGAATATAAAAAATCAGTGATATCCAGTTAGATTTTTGCATGATCCTCTTTATTGTTTGACAACCCTTTTAAATTGTTTTTCTTTGAAAACAGCATTGAAACTCAATTTTTGCGCAAACTATATATCATGAGATAAAGTCAGTCAAATTTTATGAAATAGATTCAGGGTGAACGCATAGAAAACTGGCATGATTTTTGATTTCAATAAATTCAAGCAATTAAAATATATAGCTTTTTGAAAAGAGAATAAAAGCTGAAATAACGCTTTGTAATCCATTGAATTTATTATAACCGAAATTTTAATGCGTTTGCCCTGGTCTGAATATAAACACTGACCTGAAAAATGATAAATTTTAAAACAATAAATTTTAAAAAAAGGGTGGACAATTCAATGCGAATAAGTTGTCCACCCTTTTTGCTGCTTTGTAAACACCTGGACACAAGTTACTTCCTGTACATAGCAATGAATTTTGCTGTCGGAAAAAATTTTAGTCCAAGTGCTTAAAAAAAATGAAGTCTGTTTGATTATTGAATTTTTATTCAATCACTTCTGCGATATCAACAATAATCGTGTCCATTGTTTCACCTTCTATTAGCTCTCCGCTGACGAGAACTTTTTGTCCAATCAGCTCTTCAAGATTTTCGCCTTGAAGCAGATAAACCTCTTCTCCGTCCAACAGTGTATACCAGTTCTCTGTTGTATTAACAATTCCTTTATACTCATGATTTATAACCATGTCGGTATTTTTATGACTAATTTCCAAAGTTGTTTTCTGGCCTGCTTCTTGATCCTGAGCAAAGGTTATATTGCCGATTCCGATTAATCCAATGATCAGTGATGCTGTTAAAAATGCTCTCATGTTAGTTACTCCTTTTTTTGATTTTAATTCCATAAAATTTTTCTCCAATAAGCCCGGATGATTAATAAACCCGGGGTATGGAAAAAATTAACCTTTAATTGGAAAATTTATTTTTCATCTCCAATGGTTGGAATCCTATTAGAGCAAACCCCGTGCCAACTATGTAACTATTTGTAGTTTAAGCATTGTTCGATTTTACAGATAGTTTTAAGAATTTTGCAGTTACAAAAAAATCACACCTGGTTACAATTTTTGCACTTTTTGAAAATCATAGTGGTAAAAACAAAAGCTTGAAACAGATTCGGATGACCAGGAAAATCAGGAATTGACGCAAAAAAAATGGTTTTTCAACAAATATAATGTGTTTTACAGCCGCTGAATCAGATATAAAAATGTTGGAAAACGGCTCATGGATTTGAGTTTGTAAAAATCATAGAGTACCTGCCGGGAGGGACGGCCAAACGTTAAGGGGGACAGATAAACAGATCCTTTGGGTTTTGTCCGGTTGACGCTTTCTCTGACCAGGGACATTAATGCTGTATAATGGGACTTTGGAAGGGTTTCATCCATGACAAAATTGCAACTGATTTCTATGTTGGCGGCTGTGTTGTTTATCAATTGTATCTTTTGAAATGCCAGGCCCACCTTTTCAGAAGTGATTGGTTTGCCTAATATATCCAGGGTTGACTGATCATATGATTCAAGACCGATATTGATAAAGGTTTGAAAGGGCAGGCAATTGAGGGTTTCAAAAAAGGCCTGGTCTGCATTTAAAAAAGAGTCCACACTTCCAAACATGAACAGGTAATTTTTTTTCATAACCGATGTCTGGAATTCAAATGCATCATAGGCATCCTGTGCGGTTTTTAGAATAAGATCACAAGGAGAGTTTAATGCATCATGTTCTCCTAAAAACAGGGCATTGAAATTGATGAGATCTTTATCATACAATTGCCTGAGTTGTTTGATCTGGGTGTCAATATCCTGTTTGGATCGAACAGCGAATTTTTTTTTGTTTTTTATCTTGCAAAACCGGCATTTATACAGACACCCGTCGGAAATGGTCAAAGGAATAATATTATAGTCAACATGCCGGGCATCGGGCGGCATTACCGTTACCCGTGAACCTGATATGTCAAACAATTGCTGCGCTTTTTTCTGCAAGCCTTCCGGGGTTTGCTGCTGTATGGCGTCAATCCATCGGGAAAACCGGTCCGGCATATGCGTTTCAGGTAATTGGCAAATCATTTGATGCCAGTTCTTGACGATTTCATCAATTGCCTTTTCGTTAAACGGTTTTCCGCCGAGCAGGGAATTGGTCTGATACATCAGGTTGGGCAGATAGTATTCGCCCAGAGCTTCATATACCCCTGAATAACCGCCGCTCGAATAATACACCCAGTCATTTCCCATGGTTCGCTTGAGCCATTCCGAAGGATGAATCCAGTTTTTCTTTTTTGATTTTGCATGTCTGATCTCATGATTGAGATTGAATTCAAAAATATAATCTTGGGTTTCAAGCCGTGAAAAAACGCCGTATTTTAAAGGGTAACTGACCTTTGTATATTCATTGTTTGCCTGACAATTTAACTCAATTGAAAAATCACCGGTTTTAAAGATTTGACTTTCATCATCTTTTGTTTTCAATCGTTCCATGATTTCCACGCAGGGTTTTCTAAGGTTTGCATATTTTTAATACAGACTTGTTTACAACTCAAATTCAAACTTGGCAATGATTTTTTAAAAATGGTGTCTGAGGGCATCAATATTTGAAACAACAGAGGCTGACGGGTCTTGACCTTGTTGTTTAAATTCACTATCCCTTTTAAATTTAATCTTTTTAAATTTAACCATGGGGATGCAATAGTATGAAAATTCTTTTTCTTGAACCTTTTTTCGGCGGCTCTCATAAAGATTTTGCATTGGGGTTTCAAGCTCACTCTTGTCATGAGGTGGACCTTGTAACGCTCCCGGCAAGATTTTGGAAATGGCGTATGAGAGGAGCTTCTCTTTATTTTGTTGATCAAGTCAAAGATTTTTCCTGCTATGACGCAATCATCACAACGGATATGATGGATTTGACGGATTTTATGGCTCTTGCAGGCAATAATCTTCCACCTGTCTTGATGTATTTTCATGAAAATCAATTGTCCTATCCATTGGAACCCGATCAAAAACGGGATTTTCATCTGGGCTTTACCAATATTATTTCTGCTTTTGCTGCGGATCAGGTTTTGTTTAATTCTGAATTTCATTTTAATGAGTTTATCGGTGAGGCAAGCAGGTTGATCAAACAGATGCCGGATTTGCGGCCCAAATGGATTATTGAGCAAATCAGAAAAAAAAACCGGGTGGTTTATCCGGGTTGCCGGTTTGAAAGCGGTGCAATTGATCTGCAAAACAGGGATGTTAAAAAGCCTTTAATCATCTGGAATCACAGATGGGAATATGACAAGAATCCAGAATATTTTTTTGATGTTCTGAGTCGGTTAAAAAAGAAAAATATTGCTTTTTCCCTGGCACTGCTGGGAGAAAAACTTGATAGATTTCCAAAGGTTTTTGACCGTGCCTTGGAAAAATTTAAAGATGAACTTCTGGTTTACGGATATGTTGAATCAAAACAAGAGTACCTGTCCTGGTTAAAAAAAGGAGCGATTGTAGTCAGTTGTGCAAACCAGGAGAATTTTGGTATTGCCGTTGTGGAGGCCGTAAGATATGGCTGTATCCCATTGCTTCCTGACAGGTTGTCTTATCCTGAAATTATGCCGCAGGATATCCATTCCAAGGTTTTATATCAGACAAAAAAAGACCTTATGGTAAAGCTTGAACACCTGCTGTTGAATTATAATACTTATTTGCCGCTGCAGAAAAGATTGTCCGGAGAACTGGAGCAATTTTCATGGGAAATCATAGTAAAACAGTATGATAGGATTTTGGATAACTTAAAATATACCCTTGACTAAAAGATATTTTACCATTACATTATAGCTTTTTTCTAGCTTTAAAGGCTGAATCTTTTGATTTTTAAAGGCTCGTTTGTTGATTTTCAAAATTAAGAGTGGGAAAATTTAAGACTGGAAAAATTAAAAAAGGTTTATACCAGAAAACGATTCTTTTTGGAAGATATTTTTTTGAGAAAGGATCAATACTTTGGGGTTGGTTTTTTAAATAAATCAAAATTTTGATTTATATTTATATTAAATATTTTTGGATATTAATAATATGCAGCTTTCAAAACAACAAATTGATTACTGTATGGAGTGCGGGGTTTGTACAGGCAGTTGCCCTGTTGCCATGGAGCTTGATGGATTTTCACCGCGTCAGATGATTAAACGGACATTGGGTGAGCCTGAAGGGGATATCCTACAAAGCAAGGATATCTGGGCATGTCTGTCCTGCTCAAGATGTTCGGACCGGTGTCCGGTCGAAATCGACTTTCCCGCATTTATCCGTACATACCGTAACAAAGCAAGACAAGAAGATAATTTGCCTAAATTGAGTCACCACGGCATGTTTCATACCATTACCAGTATACAGGCCACGGGTGTGCAACAAGACAGAATAGGGTGGGCAAAAGAGGCTGGAAAGATTGCGGAAAAAGGGGATTATTTTTATTTTACCGGCTGTGTTGCTTTCTATGATATTGCTTTTCAATATTTAGATCTTCATATGATTGAATCCGCTAAAAACAATCTGATGCTCTTAAATAAAATGGGTATTGAACCTGTGATCAGCAATGATGAGTGCTGTTGCGGACATGATGCATTTTGGAGCGGTGATGACGACACCTTTTTAACCCTTGCAAAAAAGAACATTGAAACCATTGTGGCAACAGGGGCTAAAACAGTTATATTCGGCTGTCCTGAAGGATATTCCATGTTCAGGGAAGCTTATACACAACAGCTTGGTCCGTTACCCTTTGAGATTATTCATATTACGGAATTTCTGGCAAAAGAGCTGCCCAATTCAGATGTTTGCTTTAAGAACGGGAGTTCTGCAAAGGTTACTTTCCAGGACCCCTGCCGGCTGGGAAGGCGTTCCGGAATCTATGACGCACCAAGAGACCTGATTTCTCTTGTTCCCGGATCTGAGCTTGCGGAAATGGAACATAACCGTGAGAATGCCGTGTGCTGTGGAACAACCGCA belongs to Desulfobacula toluolica Tol2 and includes:
- a CDS encoding RNA methyltransferase, encoding MKPENISIILVEPQGPINIGSVCRTMMNFGFTQLRLVNPTKHYKSLLAKKMALSAFTVLENAAIFDDLSSALSDIQIAFGTTRRFGKYRKNFFTPSGAAEKLGQTNDNTSCALVLGPEDTGLETKDLDLCHHFITIPTHDAYPSMNLSHALAVLLYEVSLKSDKGKKFFDPQPKKLAAGDEIEHMFAHMKKSLVQIDFLDKKNPDHLLRTFRRLFGAAGLTSRDVRIIRGMMSRIDWTEKQRRKYSNVHNG
- the hisJ gene encoding histidinol-phosphatase HisJ, coding for MNKTDLISLHGGHSGQYCNHARDLLEDIIQRYIELGFTRVGITEHVPPLNDMFLYPDEKALHLTAADLYQRFKAYFNQLATLKKKYRQTIKIFAGMETETYTGYADHIKELILTFQPDYIVGSVHHVNDICFDYSKEDYDKIVSICGSHDAVYEKYFDLQYDMIKTLKPFVIGHFDLIRIYDKDYKKRILMPAVDKKIKRNLKLIKSLKLVLDFNLRPLAKGKKEPYITESILKTAKKMGIRLVPGDDSHGVNEAGLHVDMAIHRLKKMGFDTKWPDPVLVA
- the dtd gene encoding D-aminoacyl-tRNA deacylase, producing the protein MKAVVQRVKKAQVKIDNTIVSSIGNGLLVLLGVQEDDTQKDADFLVEKVINLRIFEDDNGKMNISLKDVKGELLVVSQFTLLGDCRKGRRPSFIKAAPPEKAIELYEYFISQALKFGIATKSGVFQAMMDVSLINQGPVTLLLDTQEK
- a CDS encoding ferritin family protein — translated: MFTMDDLLEVAITMEKNGESVYNTSIKEVKNKDLKSMLKWMANEEASHGKWFTDLKNSFSLEMEEAELKEMVPQVLQDMMGEKTLSLDDVDFSKIKTLSKLLETFIKFENETILFYELFEMFIEDKTVLEGLKKIILEEKSHVDQLESMLASLPPE
- the gatB gene encoding Asp-tRNA(Asn)/Glu-tRNA(Gln) amidotransferase subunit GatB, with translation MKYEAVIGLEIHIQLNSATKIFCDCANTPGDDPNTNVCPVCLWLPGALPVLSREVLEKATLACLALNCEIQSESAFDQKVYYYPDLPKGFQLSQAHKPLARKGWVEIQDEQGNPKKLRLHHVHMEEDVAKLVHETEGRLPISLVDFNRAGTPLVEVVTEPELKSPYDAMEFLKAIRNQVRYTGCAECSMESGTMRCDANISIRPEGSDQLNTKVEVKNMNSIHHVGDAIAYEIKRQIEAVNNNEPIILHTRLWDPEKHVTTAMRAKFEGPCIPDPSVPMIVLTDSWLEKIKALLPEMPGHKVKRFVQDYALTRDEAVLMSSERGISEFFESVVTLGAPARMTAGWMATQLLPALKAHGQTLADTSVTPERFAGLIQMLEKNEINSNSAKSVLEKLFDTDGTPQQIVDQFGFRQVSDTTELAKIVDKIIFDNESAVTNYKNGNKKSMGFLVGQAMKVSKGKANPKLVQEMIKEQLA
- a CDS encoding DMT family transporter — translated: MKFFLLFLALVAGMLAPIQAGLNGKIGRAVGDPVYAALISFAVGSAALFFYAVVIRVDFYSIRQAFGLHWSVWSAGFLGAFYVTAVIILTPKLGATLTFGLVVAGQMIMAVFMDYYGLLGVPVQAFSIQRLAGIALITAGVILIRKF